In Acidobacteriota bacterium, the sequence GATCCCAAGTTTGTCGTCGCGGTGGGTGCTTGCGCATGCAGTGGCGGTGCGTTCCGGGGATGTTATAATGTAATGGGCGGTATAGATTCTGTAGTGCCGGTCGCCGCCTATGTTCCGGGTTGCCCGGTCAAGCCGGAAGCGCTCATCGACGGCGTGGCCAAACTGTTGGGCGAACTGAACAAAGAGTCGGCCTGAAGGCAGGAGGAAACCATGAGATTCGATTATGAAAAGGAGCTGCAGACGCTCTTTCCCGCAGGTGAGGCACGCAAGACCGCCGAGCGGCGGTACTGGGTTAATGTGCCCCCGGGAGAGCTGCACGATGCCGTCCGTACGTTGCGCGACAAGCTGGGCATCGTGCATCTGTCCACCATCGTGGGTGAGGATCTGCGCGACGCGTTCCTAAACAGCTATATTTTTTCCGGCGAAGTGGTGGTGACCGTATGTGTGCGCATTGACCGGGACAAGCCGCAAGTTCCCTCGCTGGCACCCATTGTCGACGGCGCCATGGTCTACGAGCGGGAAATCCATGACCTGCTGGGGATCGTTCCCGTAGGGCACCCCGACCTCCGCCGGCAGATCCTGCCGGAGGACTGGCCGGAGGGCGTGTACCCGCTGCGCAAGGATTACGTCGTCGCCCAGGGACCGACCGAGACCGAAAAGAAGGAGGAGGCTTAACATGGCTGAAAGCACTATCAAGATCCCCGTCGGCCCTCAGCACCCGTTCCTGAAGGAGCCGTGCAAATTCGAATTCGAGATCAGCGGTGAGGAGATCCGGGGCGCCAAGATCCGGATGGGCTACAACCATCGTGGCATGGAGAAGGCGTGCGAAGACCGCAACTATTACCAGTGCTTGTATCTGCTGGAGCGCATCTGCGGCATCTGCTCCCACTCGCATACGACGGCTTATATCCAGGCGGTGGAAAGCCTGCTCGGACTCGAGGTCCCCAAGCGCGGCCTGTACCTGCGCACGCTGGTCTGCGAACTGGAACGGCTGCACAGCCACCTGCTGTGGCTGGGCGTGGCGGCCCACGAGGTGGGATTTGACACTCTGTTCATGTACACCTGGCGCGACCGCGAGCTGGTGATGAACATCCTCGAGGAGATCAGCGGCAACCGGGTCAACTACGCCATCAACACCGTCGGCGGCGTGCGGCGTGACATCACCGCGGAGCAGCGCAAGAAGATCATCGACTTGACCAAGGTGGTGCGGGAGCGGGTGGCTTATTACGCGAACATCGGCACCAACGAGCCCAGCTTCATGGCCCGGATCCAGGGCGTGGGCAAGATGAGCACGAAGCGGGCCATTGAAAAATGCGCCGTCGGCCCCTTCGCCCGGGCCAGCAATGTGGACCGGGACGTGCGGCGGGACGATCCGTACGCCGCGTACGGGGACCTG encodes:
- a CDS encoding NADH dehydrogenase subunit; translation: MAESTIKIPVGPQHPFLKEPCKFEFEISGEEIRGAKIRMGYNHRGMEKACEDRNYYQCLYLLERICGICSHSHTTAYIQAVESLLGLEVPKRGLYLRTLVCELERLHSHLLWLGVAAHEVGFDTLFMYTWRDRELVMNILEEISGNRVNYAINTVGGVRRDITAEQRKKIIDLTKVVRERVAYYANIGTNEPSFMARIQGVGKMSTKRAIEKCAVGPFARASNVDRDVRRDDPYAAYGDLEFKVITSDSCDILGRVVVRVLEMVESCKMIDQLLDKLPEGEIAVQKVPRRVPAGAAVSRYEAPRGEDVHYVRSNGTDKPERVKVRAPTLCNLEAAAESVVGSFVADIPIAIASIDPCFSCTDRTTVLLNDHRRGVRVATWEELRRHGVDWYRKNKGIRF
- a CDS encoding NADH-quinone oxidoreductase subunit C, whose amino-acid sequence is MRFDYEKELQTLFPAGEARKTAERRYWVNVPPGELHDAVRTLRDKLGIVHLSTIVGEDLRDAFLNSYIFSGEVVVTVCVRIDRDKPQVPSLAPIVDGAMVYEREIHDLLGIVPVGHPDLRRQILPEDWPEGVYPLRKDYVVAQGPTETEKKEEA
- a CDS encoding NADH-quinone oxidoreductase subunit B, whose product is DPKFVVAVGACACSGGAFRGCYNVMGGIDSVVPVAAYVPGCPVKPEALIDGVAKLLGELNKESA